Part of the Pieris brassicae chromosome 11, ilPieBrab1.1, whole genome shotgun sequence genome, ACATAGAACCAGGTATTTTATACAAAGGCCGAATTGACGACAATTTAGAATTTCTTCTAGATATCTTAAGTGAATTGTACTTTAAAAATCGTATCAAGATGTATGACTAGTTCGTTATACTAAATTGAATCTAAAAGGAATtacttataacaaaattataaactatttaaaaatgcacATCAATACCGcgattgtaataatttacaatggttaaaatattattgacatTTGATCACATTAATAGCTTTGAAAGCCACAAAAGCagataatttaagtttaacgcTTTATATAAGCTAATTAGGCAGATGTTTGagcaattttaaaactaccTTTGAACATTTTCTTAGTCGACCACTTACAGTCTATGGCAAGCCATGAAAATCAAAGTCTGTATAGAGTTGATGTACTCTTTGGTATACTTCGTCACAGGATTCTAGAGTTTGTGGTAGAACTAACATGGCCTCTGTTAATTTATCTTCCGAGCCAAAGATCTGAAAcagaaaataatgtatactaattttataaagagGTAATATTAGCAAATGTACGATGGACCGATTCGATCGATCTTGAaccgattttgaaaattattttaccaattgAAAGACACGTTATTTGTGATTTGGCGTAGTACATAggccatatatatatatattaccatATAGTACCCGaagaaaacatacatattCGGTATATATCtaacgtatattatataaagacaATCTGACAAAAGTCTGTTCGCGATAAACACAAAATCTACTGCACGAAAATACTTGCGGTTTTCACCAATATTTAGAACAATTCATGGGGaaggtttatatatatttttgggtCACAGTTGCCACAAAGCTAAAAAGTAGTTGATTTGTAGcacattacatttatacatattttttatctcttcAAACACTTCATAAGTCATCTGTTTAATAGGTTTTCACCCAAACAATTAACGTGTTTTCGGtttataatttaccaaaacaaTAAAgacttatgaataataatcCCGTACGTATGACGATTCTATCAAAAAAGTGTAGGAGTGGCTTTGTGTTTTGAGATATATAACACTTTATtagttgtatataataataatagcattttatttcagatacattacacttaaacacatttatatttctattatctCATTCATTTTTATAGCTGTGTGCCCTTCTTGGCAAACGCCGCCTCCAGATCTCTCCACCATGTctgcactgtgccactctATGCCACGTCTCATGTACCAGGAAACGTGGTACATTTGTTATTAGCATTTACTAGATTTTGGTAAAATCATAAAACACAGCTGGACAAGCAAATTATTCTTCAATTGTCCAAAATTACGTCGGAGTCGTACAATATTTTCTGAACGCAATTAACTTTCAGAAATTGAcctgaattaattaattttcgtaTAGTGACGTAACTAAAGCAAAAAATAACGTTTCTTCGGtgttaagaattattaatgaCGTTGATAATGATAGAGGCCGGTTGTTTCTAAGCaataattacatatgtatattggCTCGTCAAAAGACCAAATCATTAGTAGTGTCATTTTTTGAGAGGAAAAAAGAGGGGAACCACGTCTAGGGCCTTTTAGggggtaaatttatttagaagtaTTTTTGGGCGGTactttatttaagattttttattaaaaacaacagattctatacaatttatataaggTCTCGAAAAGCCCACCCAAAAAACTAAACCACATATAACTGAAACATCAATAAGCTGCTCGAAGACGTACTACTTGgatgtattttaatgtatatttgaatttattttttgatcaAACCAAGTGCAGAACAAAAGCTTTAGTGGTATTTGGAGTTGGTCCTACCCTGTACCGGCAACATTAACAGTACCTACTTGATTTTTTGCGTGCATATACAACGAATAAATCAACGACTCGTAGGTATTACGAGTGGTATTATATGGAGTCCGGGAAGTAAGTTAACGCCgtacaataatattgatacaaattttcttttaatacttCAAGCAACGTGGCACCTTGAAAATCAATTATCATTTAGCGACCAATTGTTTTGGCCGTGAAAACAACTATTCGATAAACACTTGTTTGCCATAAAGATAAATGcgatatcaaatatattatagatttaataaatgCAACGTTTTAAGTGATATTTCTCTTTATGATTGAAAATATCGCAAATCGCGAAATTTCTTTATGAgactttattaaaacaacatgtttaaaacatataaatatttcaaaattcagATAAGATCAAAAATTCTCATGTACGTTTTTAACAACAAACAATTCGAAGACCAAAGGTCATCAGTTATCACATGTGTTTTAAATATgccaaatagaaaattataccTAATTATAAACACACTATTCAGTTAAATGTTAGTTAATACATTGTAATTTCCGTGCCGTGCGCGGGGACCCGTACGGGGGGATGAAGGAGTCCTGGAGGTTGAGTGGAGTAGTGCGCCGGTACAGTTGTGCGCTGCACACAACACACCTCTTTGGTCTGGATTTCCCCTCACACGGGAGGCCGTGGATTAGCTGACCACGGTCAACCGGCTGTGGTATCCCGTAAGAGGGCTACCAAGCGAGAGTCGGGGTGTGGGTGGGGGGGGCGTCGGCGTGGCACGGGACTCGGGGTGAGTTTGCGTCATCGTCTCGGGATGCGAACAGCTCCGTACTCTCTTGCGGCGTGCGGACGCGCCTGCCCCTCTACACGCTGACTCTATACCGAAGGAGTAGCTCTGACGTCGCTTGCTGAGCAAGGGACGTCCCCGACTTGAGGGCTCCGTGGCGGGTGGAGAGCTCCGACGGTGAATCTATTTCATACCACCACATGGATAAAGAGACAAAACACACAAACCAACAAAAGGCTGCATCCACAGATGCGCCTAAAACTAACATAAACAGGGTTGCGTCGCAGGACGTGTTGAGGTGCAAGTCACCAGTGACACGATACTCTGATGCCCCTATCTCGCAAACGGATGCACCCAATAGGGCAGCGTCCGAGGCACCAAAGGAGAGGGAAGCGGCTGAGGAAGCGCCAAACCGGGATGCACCCTTAACCGTGCCCACTCCAATGGTATCTCATACACCACCACACAAGGATGCGTCCACTGTTGCGGCCAGGCTGACTGCGTCGGTCGAGCAGAAGATAGCAACTCCGAAGGATGATACAGCAATGTCTGCGTCCATAGGGGGGGCATCCGAAGCAAGATCGATGCGGAAGACCGAGGCTGCGACGGTGAGCACGTCCAGTGCACAAACCTCGACCATGGACATGTCGGCCCTGAAATCAGCGATTCAGGAATCGACTCCCAGAATGGTCCTAAGCTCCTCAAAAAGGCGACGGCTCAGGAAGGCCAAAAGAGCGACGGAACAGCAACAGCTGATTACCGGCTCTCAGAGGATACCTGAGAATCCTGGAACTGCCCCCGCGGTTACCACAACTGCAGGACGCGGGAAAAGGGCACCGAAGCCGATTGGGTCCTCTGCCGCGCTCAAGCCTATTGGCTCTAGGTGCGGTAAAGAACCTAGAGGGGGTTACCAAACAAAAAACCCAAACCAAaccaaacaacaaacaaagggCCAGAAACGCGATCGGCCAGAGGAAACCGTGACACCGACTGGGGAGAGTAAAAGGGTTAAACCTAACAAACTCCGGCTGGAGTCAGGGACCTCGGCCAGTTACGCGGAAGCGGCAGCATCCTACAAAGCCAACGAGCTTTGTGTTGCCGTGATGACTGAGCCCTTTATAGACATGACACAAGAACAGGCAGATAACATCCGCCTACAAATCGAGGGTAAAATCCAAGATGAGCTCATGGCGGATCTTGAAGCTACCCTAGCAACTGAACCCAACGACATCAGATTCCGGGGAAGAGCCCACTTCTCAGATGGTGTCCTCAAAACTTGGTGCGAGGATACCTACACGCTGGGATGGCTTACCGGAGCATGCGATGTCATCAACAATCCGATACCGGACACCAAACTGGTGGTACGGCCTCAGTCAGACATACCGAAGAAGGTGCCGTGCTTACTGCATGTTCCAGAGTTCACTGGTAGCACGGAAACTTTACGGAAACTGATCACCAGGCAAAACCGCCACCTAAACATCAGATCTTGGACCCTGACTCACGAACGTAGAACACAGGACCCGACAGGCGTATCTTTGTTCCTTCGTGTTCCGGAATATGAGATCTCAAAGATCAAGGCACACGAACGTCGCATCTACTATCTGATGGGGAACATCTATATCCGAATTCTGGAAAAGGATGAACCCTCAGTGGTAGCTGCCGCCACAGTAACTACTGCCAGTACATCGGGGACGGGATCCTCGGGGCCAAAGCCGCCCTCGTCAACGACGGAGATAGCCGCGGTTGCCGAGGTAAACGTCCCCATGGAGACAGTTCAACAACCACCCTCACCGGTGCAACTAACCTCGGATGACGAGTTCTTTCAGGAGACAGGGGGGAGTGAATTCAGCGACAGCTGTTTGCGCTCCTCCCCCTAACCGGACTGACCTTATCCAGACCAACCTCCAGCACAGCCAAACAGCGTCGGCTTCACTACGCAGACTGCTGGAGACCAACCCGAAGACCATTGCCGCGATCCAGGAGCCGTGGATCAGGAATGGCAAGGTATGCGGCCTGGGTAACACCGGTGGTAAACTTTTGCTGGATACCTCAGTAAGTAACCCAAGAACCTGCATTATCATACCTAAACATGTACCAGCATACCTAATTAACGAACTGTGTTCAAGGGACCTTACAACCATTAGGTTACCTAGGGACGCACATCCAGACATCGTCCTGGCGTCCGCCTACCTACCGGGTGACGAGGACGTGCCCACTCCAGAACTCGGCCTTCTGGCTGACTACTGTGAGAGGGAGAAACTGGAGCTTATAATCGCAGCAGACTCCAACGCGCACCACACGCTATGGGGTAATGCAAATACCAACGCTCGAGGTGAGAATATGCTTAACTTCATTCTTAGCAATAATCTTATCTTAGCAAACAGCGGCTCTGAACCAACCTTTATCAACGCACGCTCGCAAACCATAATCGATCTAACAATGGTGACCTCTGGTCTGTCAGATCACATACAGGATTGGCATGTCTCCAGAGAGCTATCATGCTCAGATCACAGGTGGATCCGCTTTACAATCAAAGGGGAGCTACCTAAACCACAACCACGACGCATACCTCGGAGAACTGattcagtaaaattttacaatataatcgGCTCAGAGGTAAGCAAACTAACAATACCAACCACCATTGATGTACAAGACATAGACAAACATGTAAATAGCCTAACGTCCCTACTCCAGACCAGCTTTGAACGGTCGTGTCCCCTTACCATGCCTAGGTGGGGGAGTAGACATAACTGGTGGTGCCCCGAACTGGAGAGACACCGAAAGAAGGTCAGGAAGCTGTTCAATAGAGCAGGAAATACCCGTTTACCTGCCGACTGGGACAAGTACACAATCGCGAGAAGACgattcaaaaaacttttacgcTCTAGGAAGCAAGAGTGCTGGAGACACTTCTGCACCAGCATTGAAAGCAACAACCAGGCAACCAGAGTGAAATCATGCCTCTCTAGTGAGCCTTATCACTCAATTGGTTGTCTTAAAAAACctgataaatcatttacaaaaaccgaTGCAGAAACATGTGAACTACTGATGGAAACACACTTTCCAGGCTGCATAATTGCCAACGACCAAGCATGGCAACCCTACTCAGAAAGTGCCACCACCGACTCAGACTGGAATGTAGCtcacaaaataatcacaaatgaaaaagtaacATGGGCAATCAACTCCTTCCTACCATTCAAAGCGGCTGGCCTGGATGGCATCTTCCCAGGCCTACTAAGATGGAGTGGAAACCTTTTGGTGGACTATCTTGTCTCAATCTTCCGAGCATGTATAGCCCACCGCTACATACCCTTGAAATGGAgggaagtgaaaataatattcatcccAAAACCAGGCAGAGAGGACTATACCCAGGCAAAATCCTTCAGACCCATAAGCCTCACATCTTTCCTGTTAAAAACAATGGAGAGGCTTGGAGATCTGGAAATACGTAGCCAGGTATCGCTATCCAAATTCCTGCACCCAAATCAGCATGCCTACAGCCCAGGCAAGTCAACGGATTCATCACTCCACAACGTTGTGTCTCGCATTGGCGACTCCCTGAAGTTAAAACAGTCAACCCTTGGTGCATTTATTGACATCGAAGGcgcttttgacaaaacaaacttcaCGAGCATTACCAGAGCACTCGTTACATGTGGAGTATCATCAACCCTGATAGGGTGGATAAACAACATGCTAAAACAACGAGCTATACAGTTCACTGTTAATTCCACGACACGGGGCATTGTCAGCAGAGGCTGCCCGCAAGGTGGTGTCTTATCGCCGCTACTGTGGAACCTCGTAGTTAACGAGCTCATCACAGAACTCAACGCTGGCAACCTCTACACAGTGGGTTATGCGGACGACATAGCTATCTTGATATCGGGAAGCTTTGAAAGTACCCTATGCGATCTCATGGGAAGGGCTTCCAAAGTAATTGAGAGATGGTGCAACAAGCACGAGCTAtctgtcaacccatcaaaaacagaGCTAATACTCTTTACAAACCGGAGGGTTCTGGGACCACACAGGCTTCCAAAACTCTTCAACAcacaactcaaactcaaaaatgaaataaagtacttgggtgtgattctggacagtaaactgctctggaacaaacacctagaacacaaactgagcaaagcaacgatcgccttctatcaatgcaaaaagatgctaggcgtgaaatggggcttatcgcctaaaataacattatggctatacactgccataatcaggccaatgctggcctatggagccctggtttggtggccaagatctgaacttcaaatggcgatcacgaaactgggacgcttccaaaggcttgccttgtccgctgctagcggttgtatgagaacaactccgaccgcagcaatggagatagccctgcaaatcttacctctagacctacacatacagcaggaggcGGCACTTGCGGCCATCAGGCTTATGGTATTGGACCTATGGGGAAAAAACCACTACAGTTCACACACAGTGATTCTCAACAGGGCAATAGAGTACCAACCTCTTATAGCTGCGCCATGTGACAGAATcactaatcaattaatattcaacaagaaatatcttatacaactgagagaagaggagcaagatcagtcgcccctgaatgagctacgtatatacactgatggctcaaaaacagggtgtggctcaggcgctggtattttctcctttgatctcaacatcaacatacacctacctctgggcacacaaagcacaatcttccaatgtgaatgtgtcgctctaaccgaagcagccagagccgtacagcggatgggagtcaacgacttttacattaagctcatatcggacagtgcatccgtgctgatggcgctcggtaacgaaaacacaaacagcaaactaatactggagtgtcacgaagcactggaggcaatagctctaacaaatagagttaccttacagtggattaagggacacagtggctctctcggcaacgatgcagccgacgagcttgcgagaagaggctctggtatgatacctgctggcccgcatccgctcctccccttgcccttctcgctagttcgaacctggattcgccagagatccactgtactccagaatcaacgatggtcgcgaagtgtagattgcaaacagtccaaaatggctctgccggctgtgaacccgcaacttactaagcgacttctaaaactgaacagaaccaatctcaaaacaatcatagggacaatcacgggccattgtctccttaacaaacatcttttcgtcctaggcgcaacagacagccccttgtgcagaggctgtttcagcgcagaggaatcagtcacccacgtagtcctggaatgcgaggctgtggctaatcaacgtacaaaaatcctcggaacagtgaggtcgctccgcgaagcctgtgaagtgcccgggagacttctgtgcttctggaaggagttgggctggctaaattagccagggcttctacgcacaacggaccgactacgtgtctaagtgcggaaattgagtccacctacctaaacctaaacctacattgtaatttcattaatttctttataaaataacatgagAGTAACTAACATTCAATGATATGAACACATCAAGGAAAATCTACATGCATAAGTTGTAAATGTACAACAGTGCCTACAATAAGACTCATTTATTCACTGTTTTCCGGCTTAATTTagattcaaaattattttaactactaCAATATGTAACAATTTCAGTGgtgtttgtttaatgttttaattaagacaaacaatcgtcaaatatatatatatataaaatatagacatATGTATTGTGTGTTTGTAACAACATTGCTAACATTTAACTTACTTAGTTAAGACTTAACTGATCTTACATCTTAACTTAACACCTTGTATTTGGACTAATAATTTAGTTAGGTATCAGCAGAATTAAAAGGTTTCAATAAATAGATAAGATTACAATAGCGATTATATGGTTATCTATTAAAAACACATATATCATTTGTCCatgttaatgaaattaaacatactatatacataattttatgcatGTCTGTTAACAATAAACACACTCTTTCCTAATTGTGCTTCCTATATGTATACCATTACTATCAAAATATCCATTAGGGCCATGGAAAGAAAGACATAGACTCATTTGTCTGtgttagtaaatttatattctgtTTCTATgctaaataccttttttaataaatcttgtCTGGAAGGCAGGGCATGCATTGCAAGTGTTGCAGCTTTTCTGATGTACCAAGGATGGAATTCAGCCAAGGTCTCGTTATAAGAACCCTGACATGTAGTGCAAGTGTTCATATCTTGTTCTGTTTCACTTATACGCTTTAAAAATAGTCGGATAAAATCTGGGGACAATACActgtttttagtaaaaaataaatttagcttTAAGTCCAAAAAGTTTTAcccacaaaataaaaaagattgtaTTCTGGTTAAAATTGATGGACAACACATTAAttggaatcaataaaataaattgtatcatCTACATACCCAGCCCTCGATGCAAACGTAGCATCGTTCTTGATCCCGATACAAAACCATTCTTTTCATGCAAACTGGTCTCCTTTTCATACTTCATCATTTTCTTGAACGATTCATAGTAGATCGCATCGTCTCCACTTTTAAGCTTTTCCATAAcctttattttacttttcacATCGCTACtcacaaaagaaaacactgtCCCGATGAGGTTCAAGAACCTGAGCAAACAAATTTATGTCAAAATAGTAAACATATGGAAATGaaaacagttaattaaaacttactttaCTAATTCATTGTATCCATCTATGTACGCATCAATTACCACGTCATCGTTCTCTTTTAAACTCTTCTGAAAACATTCGTGTACGTAATGTAAATCTAGTGTGTTTTCATTagacatttcttaaattttctttcaaaaaaacaaaaatcattaaacaaaatatccaACTGGCTGCTTCAATTTATCTTTCAACAATACTTCCACAGTAAGTTTGCTGTTTGACAGATGACTGCTGAAAAGTGAGATTTGCTTATTGCTGAGAACTGACAAATCGGAAAGTGAAATACAGCCATATAGCGCCCAAAACCGCGTAAAACCCGTGACCCATCAAATATTACTAACATAATTGAatggaaatttaataaaggaaattattatcgttattctatattttaaaagacgtAGACTGGAGAGAATTACTAACTATTGATAATGTTGATGAAGCGATGGAACATTTTACTATTCTGTATAGCTCTTTTGATCATTGTTTTCCtagaaaaattcaaaagtaaACTAAACAAAGGGTATATTTTAGTAAGGAAATCATTgctaaattaagaattaaagcACAGCTTCATTTCTTAACGGTAATAATGcgtgtttagaatttaaatgtCTTAAGGTCAATCATTAAGTACGATATTCGCAAAGCTAACGTTAACATACAATCtcattaaatttagttaataaaccTACCCAATTTTggcaatataataattctctTAGAAACCCAAAAGCCAAAGAGTCTGCAATTCTTTATAATGATGTTGAATATTATGATTGTAACGCGGCAGAGGCATTTGCTAGTCACTTTTAGTCAGTATTTCTGGCAGATCGCCCGCAACTAAATCCAGCAACTGCCAATCGTAACAGAAAAGCATACTCTAATCATTTTGATATCAAAAGTTTCGAAATATAACTTATTGTGATTAGtgtatataaactaaaatctaaaacacCTCTGGCAGACTATTTAATATCACCTAtatcacatatttttaatattattttatattcaggGGTCTACCCAACGTTATAGAAGACAGCCCGCGTAACCCCAATTCCTAAAGTTAATTGTAGAAGCAAAGTCGAAAACTACAGGCCTATCGCGATTCTGTGTACGCTGGCGAAGGTGTTTGAAATGTCCTTTCACTCGATAATGTTGCCTAAATGCATTCCCCACATCACTCCTTCCCAGCACGCCTTTTACTTGTCTATTGTCGTTGGCTGACAGAACAGTCGTAACGAGAATTTGACAAGCGGTGTCAGGTAAGTGTAGTATATTTGGATTTTCGCAGTGTTCGATCGAGTAGACAATGACAGTCTTCTCTAAAAGTTGGCCGCAATTGCGGGTTGACCTGTTCTGCTTAAGTCTTTTTTTCTAGTCATCATCAAATCGTAGCCAATATGTTAAGTATGGCCAATATATCGCGCGGCTTTATCCAACAAGTTCTGGTATTAGCCAGGGTTCAAACCTGGGACCGTTGCTATTTTTGATAATGATTAACGACCTGACAAGCGTTATTAAATCTTCCAAGGTCCTATTATTTGCCAACGACGTTAAGGTTTTTAAAGTAGTAAGACTAGCATTGACTGTCTGTGTATGCAACTTGATTTGGTTAAACTGCTGCTTTGAagtgaattaaataaacacttcAATCCACTTTACCTATGACAAATGTGAAGTGATGACCTTAGTGCTTCTCTGAATAAAATACTCTGCGACTATAGCATAGTCTAAAGTGATTAGGCGCGTAGGAAAAGTCTTTGTTTGTTCCCGATCTTTCATTTGCGGAGCATATTAGGACGATTACGGATACTTCTTTTAGGAGCTTAGGGTTTGTCCTGCGAAATTCTGGTCTGGTTGGTCTGTTGGACACTGCCACTTGAGTGCTATATCCATCATTAGTAAGACCTTATGAAAGGTCCTTTGAAGAAGGGAAATGATTGTAAGGGTGCCAAAAAAGTTCCAAAGTTtagaaatttgtataaaagaaggtataatttttttcctcACCTCTACCCTACTAAGTTCTTAATGGGAATTTTAgggtataatttattagaacTTCGTAAGGATTTAGCTGTAgtcaaatttggtttaagcgtaATAAAAAACGAAACGGAAAGCACATACTTGCTGGGAGAGATCATGAGACAGTACTTTCTGGACAATTATTACCGCTGCCGGCAACATAACCTTTTTTGCTGTGCGTTCGGCTCGCACTGTCCAGCGTCAACAAACTCCCATTCCCCGGTTACTCTCGCTGCTAAATGGGTTTCTTGAGTCTCCACCGGAGAGTAACCTATTTGTGAAGCGTATGGTAGTATATTACCCATACactgtgatttaaaaatatacttggaAAACATTAGAGGATAACAGGAGGTttacttaattgtattttattttatggtatTTTAGTT contains:
- the LOC123716019 gene encoding ceramide-1-phosphate transfer protein, with product MSNENTLDLHYVHECFQKSLKENDDVVIDAYIDGYNELVKFLNLIGTVFSFVSSDVKSKIKVMEKLKSGDDAIYYESFKKMMKYEKETSLHEKNGFVSGSRTMLRLHRGLDFIRLFLKRISETEQDMNTCTTCQGSYNETLAEFHPWYIRKAATLAMHALPSRQDLLKKIFGSEDKLTEAMLVLPQTLESCDEVYQRVHQLYTDFDFHGLP